One Megamonas hypermegale genomic window carries:
- the sdhA gene encoding succinate dehydrogenase flavoprotein subunit: MKSTKKIIVVGGGLSGLMATIKICEAGGIVDLFSYCPVKRSHSLCAQGGINACMDSKGEHDTIWDHIDDTIYGGDFLADQLAVKGMCENAPKLIKMFDRMGVPFTRTPEGNLDLRNFGGAKHKRTCFAGATTGQQLLYALDEQVRKLEVKGKVKKYEFWEFVHIIRNKQGVCRGITAQNMNSMEIVAFPADAVILATGGPGVIYGKCTASTICNGSAVSDVYQEGAYLGNVEFIQIHPTAIPGEDKNRLMSEAARGEGGRVWTYKDGKPWYFLEEKYPAYGNLVPRDIAAREIYKVCVHMGLGINGENRVYLDLSHIDADYLNRKLAGIMEIYEEFVGDDPRKVPMQIFPSIHYSMGGIWVDRKHKTNIPGLFASGECDYQYHGANRLGANSLLSAAHSGTISGPEALRWANGDTVWDIEGKVLAEDNGDPLTEEELAAAKQKTVDEFEKIMSMDGDVNAHMLHKELSDLMLRYCFVERINKNLAYCYEEIKKVLKKWDHIGLTDKGRWANQEAMFVRQLRNMIIYAMAICKAALMRNESRGAHYKEEYPNRDDEHFLKTTLVKIDPETCEPQITYIDFDHSLVKPRPRRYDIAKGGKK; encoded by the coding sequence GTGAAATCTACCAAAAAAATCATCGTTGTCGGCGGCGGTTTGTCCGGTCTTATGGCTACGATTAAAATTTGCGAAGCTGGCGGTATTGTAGATTTATTCTCTTATTGCCCAGTAAAACGTTCTCACTCCCTCTGCGCACAGGGTGGTATTAACGCTTGCATGGACTCCAAAGGTGAACATGACACTATTTGGGACCATATCGACGATACAATCTATGGTGGCGACTTCTTAGCTGACCAATTAGCTGTAAAAGGCATGTGCGAAAACGCTCCAAAACTTATCAAAATGTTTGACCGCATGGGCGTTCCTTTCACTCGTACTCCAGAAGGTAACCTTGACCTTCGTAACTTCGGTGGTGCAAAACATAAACGTACTTGCTTCGCTGGTGCTACTACTGGTCAACAGCTTCTTTACGCTCTTGATGAACAAGTTCGTAAACTTGAAGTAAAAGGTAAAGTTAAAAAATACGAATTCTGGGAATTCGTTCATATCATCAGAAATAAACAAGGCGTTTGCCGTGGTATCACAGCTCAGAACATGAACTCCATGGAAATCGTAGCATTCCCTGCTGACGCTGTAATCCTCGCAACTGGTGGCCCTGGTGTTATCTATGGTAAATGCACAGCTTCCACTATCTGCAATGGTTCCGCTGTTTCCGATGTTTACCAAGAAGGTGCTTACCTCGGTAACGTTGAATTCATTCAGATTCACCCAACAGCTATTCCAGGCGAAGACAAAAACCGCTTAATGTCTGAAGCTGCTCGTGGTGAAGGTGGTCGTGTATGGACTTATAAAGACGGCAAACCTTGGTACTTCCTCGAAGAAAAATATCCAGCTTACGGTAACCTCGTACCTCGTGATATTGCAGCTCGTGAAATTTACAAAGTTTGCGTTCATATGGGCCTCGGCATCAACGGTGAAAACCGCGTATACCTCGACCTTTCCCATATCGATGCTGATTACTTAAATCGTAAACTTGCTGGTATCATGGAAATCTATGAAGAATTCGTAGGCGATGACCCACGTAAAGTTCCTATGCAGATTTTCCCTTCTATCCACTATTCCATGGGTGGTATTTGGGTTGACCGCAAACATAAAACTAATATTCCTGGTCTTTTTGCTTCCGGCGAATGTGACTATCAGTACCACGGTGCTAACCGTCTTGGTGCAAACTCCCTTCTTTCTGCAGCTCATTCTGGTACAATTTCTGGTCCAGAAGCTCTTCGCTGGGCAAATGGCGATACTGTTTGGGATATTGAAGGCAAAGTTCTTGCTGAAGACAATGGTGACCCATTAACTGAAGAAGAACTCGCAGCTGCTAAACAGAAAACAGTTGACGAATTCGAAAAAATCATGAGCATGGATGGCGATGTAAACGCTCATATGCTTCATAAAGAATTATCCGATTTAATGCTTCGTTATTGCTTCGTTGAACGTATTAACAAAAACCTTGCTTATTGCTACGAAGAAATCAAAAAAGTATTGAAAAAATGGGATCATATCGGTCTTACAGATAAAGGTCGTTGGGCTAACCAAGAAGCAATGTTTGTACGTCAGCTCCGTAACATGATCATCTATGCTATGGCTATTTGTAAAGCAGCTCTCATGCGTAATGAAAGCCGTGGTGCTCATTACAAAGAAGAATACCCTAACCGTGATGACGAACATTTCTTAAAGACAACTCTCGTTAAAATAGACCCAGAAACTTGTGAACCACAAATCACTTATATTGATTTTGATCACTCCTTAGTTAAACCTCGTCCACGTCGTTATGATATCGCTAAAGGAGGCAAAAAATAA
- the sdhB gene encoding succinate dehydrogenase iron-sulfur subunit: MADTQKTVHLIIERQDSPTSKPYTEEFEIPYRPALNVVAALMEIQKNPVTKDGKKTTPVVWECNCLEKVCGACMMVINGRARQACAALIDKLPQPIRIAPARTFPVIRDLLIDRSVMFESLKRIQGWINVDGSWENREAPIQNPYTAATAYEISHCMTCGCCLEACPNVGPQSDFIGPAPTVQAYLFNLHPFGKFDKEKRLNALMEKGGITSCGNSQNCVEVCPKHIKLTTYLAQLNRDVNKQALRNIFDK; this comes from the coding sequence ATGGCAGATACTCAGAAAACTGTTCATCTCATCATTGAACGTCAGGACAGTCCTACTAGCAAACCATATACTGAAGAATTTGAAATTCCTTATCGTCCAGCACTTAACGTTGTTGCAGCTTTAATGGAAATCCAGAAAAACCCTGTAACAAAAGACGGTAAAAAAACTACTCCTGTAGTTTGGGAATGCAACTGCTTGGAAAAAGTTTGCGGTGCCTGCATGATGGTTATCAATGGCCGTGCTCGTCAGGCTTGTGCTGCTCTTATCGATAAACTCCCACAGCCAATTCGTATCGCTCCAGCTCGTACTTTCCCTGTAATCCGTGACCTCTTAATCGACCGTAGCGTTATGTTTGAAAGCCTCAAACGTATCCAAGGTTGGATTAATGTTGATGGTAGCTGGGAAAACCGTGAAGCTCCTATTCAGAACCCATATACAGCTGCTACTGCATATGAAATTTCTCACTGCATGACTTGCGGCTGCTGCTTAGAAGCTTGCCCTAACGTTGGTCCACAATCCGACTTCATCGGACCTGCTCCAACTGTACAGGCTTATCTTTTCAACCTTCATCCATTTGGTAAATTCGACAAAGAAAAACGTCTCAATGCTCTTATGGAAAAAGGCGGTATCACTAGCTGCGGTAACAGCCAGAACTGTGTAGAAGTTTGTCCAAAACACATCAAATTAACTACTTATCTCGCTCAGTTAAACCGTGATGTAAATAAACAAGCTCTCAGAAATATCTTCGATAAATAA
- a CDS encoding O-acetylhomoserine aminocarboxypropyltransferase/cysteine synthase family protein, translated as MGKVLDISKWSFETKQLHIGQESADIATNSRAVPIYQTTSYVFDNCESAADRFALKEGGNIYGRLTNSTQEVFEKRMAALEGGAGALALASGAAAIAYTLQALAKVGDHIVASKTLYGGTYNLLEHTLPDFGITTTFVDIHDLQEVEKAIKDNTKCLYFETLGNPNSDVADIEAIAELAHRYKIPAVVDNTFATPYLIRPIEYGADIVIHSATKFIGGHGTSLGGIIVDSGKFNWEESGKFKSLVEPNPSYHGISFYKAVGNLAFITKVRAILLRDLGACISPFNAFLLLQGLETLSLRVERHVENALKVVEFLQNHPKVKAVNHPAIESRFDHDLYKKYLPNGGGSIFTFEIEGDAKDAQAFIDRLQLFSLLANVADAKSLVIHPATTTHSQMTEDELLSSGIKPNTIRLSIGIENIKDIIDDLNQAFI; from the coding sequence ATGGGAAAAGTTTTGGATATAAGTAAATGGAGCTTTGAAACTAAACAATTACACATAGGACAAGAGAGTGCTGATATAGCTACTAATTCAAGAGCTGTACCGATTTATCAAACGACTTCATACGTATTTGATAATTGTGAGTCAGCAGCAGATAGATTTGCACTAAAAGAAGGTGGCAATATATATGGAAGGCTTACAAATTCAACGCAAGAAGTTTTTGAAAAACGCATGGCAGCACTAGAAGGTGGCGCAGGAGCTTTAGCACTCGCTTCAGGAGCAGCGGCAATTGCTTATACTTTGCAAGCACTTGCCAAAGTTGGCGACCATATTGTCGCTTCAAAGACTTTATATGGTGGTACATATAATTTATTAGAGCATACTTTGCCAGATTTTGGAATAACGACGACTTTTGTAGATATTCATGATTTACAAGAAGTAGAAAAAGCTATTAAAGATAATACTAAATGCTTATATTTTGAAACTTTAGGAAATCCAAACAGCGATGTAGCTGATATTGAAGCAATTGCTGAATTAGCTCATCGTTATAAAATACCAGCAGTCGTTGATAATACTTTTGCAACGCCGTATTTAATTCGTCCTATTGAATACGGTGCGGATATCGTCATACATTCTGCTACTAAATTTATTGGCGGACATGGAACGAGTTTAGGTGGAATAATAGTTGATAGCGGTAAATTTAATTGGGAAGAAAGTGGAAAATTTAAATCGCTTGTAGAGCCAAATCCTAGTTATCATGGCATATCTTTTTATAAAGCTGTTGGAAATTTAGCTTTTATAACGAAGGTTAGAGCTATACTTTTACGTGATTTAGGCGCATGTATTTCACCATTTAATGCGTTTTTATTATTACAAGGACTTGAAACTTTGTCACTTCGCGTAGAGCGTCATGTAGAAAATGCTTTAAAAGTAGTAGAATTTTTGCAAAATCATCCTAAGGTAAAAGCAGTAAATCATCCAGCTATAGAAAGTAGATTTGACCATGATTTATATAAAAAATATTTGCCAAATGGTGGCGGTTCAATTTTTACTTTCGAAATTGAAGGCGATGCTAAAGATGCACAAGCATTTATTGATAGACTGCAATTATTCTCGCTATTGGCAAATGTAGCAGATGCTAAATCACTGGTCATTCACCCAGCGACGACGACACATTCACAGATGACAGAAGATGAGTTATTATCATCAGGCATTAAACCTAATACAATACGATTATCAATTGGCATTGAAAATATAAAAGATATCATTGATGATTTAAATCAAGCATTTATTTAA
- the cysK gene encoding cysteine synthase A: MKVYKNFMELVGNTPLVQVSNYMKANDLKANILVKLEYFNPAGSAKDRIAKAMIEDAEAKGLLKPDSVIIEPTSGNTGIGLCAVAASKGYKIIITMPETMSVERRKLMQIYGAELVLTEGAKGMKGAIDKAEELAKEIQNSFIPGQFTNLVNRKAHYDTTGPEIWNDTDGKVDIFVAGIGTGGTISGTGKYLKEQNPDIKVVGVEPATSAVITTGKAGAHEIQGIGAGFIPDTLDTTVYDEVIAVPNEVTYPTSKQLTKTEGLLTGISSGAALWAATQLAKRPENAGKNIVVLLPDTGERYLSTKLFEE; this comes from the coding sequence ATGAAAGTATATAAAAATTTTATGGAACTCGTGGGAAATACACCGCTTGTTCAAGTCAGTAATTATATGAAAGCCAATGATTTAAAGGCAAATATTTTAGTAAAATTAGAATACTTTAATCCTGCTGGAAGTGCTAAAGATAGAATTGCTAAAGCTATGATTGAAGACGCTGAAGCAAAAGGTCTTTTAAAACCAGACTCAGTTATTATTGAACCGACAAGTGGCAATACAGGTATTGGACTTTGTGCAGTAGCAGCTTCAAAGGGTTATAAAATCATCATAACGATGCCAGAAACTATGAGTGTTGAACGACGCAAATTGATGCAGATTTACGGTGCAGAACTCGTGCTCACTGAAGGTGCTAAAGGCATGAAAGGTGCTATTGATAAAGCTGAAGAATTGGCAAAAGAAATACAAAATAGCTTTATACCAGGTCAGTTCACTAATTTAGTTAACCGCAAAGCTCATTATGATACAACGGGTCCAGAAATTTGGAACGATACTGATGGCAAGGTAGATATTTTCGTTGCTGGTATTGGTACAGGTGGCACTATTAGTGGAACAGGTAAGTATTTGAAAGAACAAAATCCTGATATTAAAGTTGTAGGTGTTGAACCTGCTACATCAGCCGTAATAACTACAGGCAAAGCAGGAGCGCATGAAATTCAAGGTATTGGTGCTGGTTTTATACCTGATACATTAGATACTACTGTTTATGATGAAGTGATTGCCGTGCCAAATGAGGTGACATATCCAACGAGTAAACAGCTTACAAAAACAGAAGGTTTGCTCACAGGTATTTCTTCAGGAGCTGCGCTTTGGGCTGCAACACAGTTGGCAAAACGACCAGAAAATGCAGGTAAAAATATCGTAGTGCTTTTACCTGACACAGGTGAAAGATATTTATCAACAAAATTATTTGAAGAATAA
- a CDS encoding DUF871 domain-containing protein, with the protein MENGISIYLGLDNTIEENLQLIKTAHKYGIKRIFTSLHIPETNVNLLQAQLQIVLKTAVQYGMEVISDVSPNTLSLLNLDKLDIDKLQEMGISTIRLDFGYSEKDIAALSKLIKIQFNASTLTKEFLDELKFYHTDFNCIDALHNFYPREGTGLDETFLLKKNELLHMYGVQTAAFVPSYNKARSPLKKGLPTLEVHRYKPLSMAINHLSLLKVDSVFIGDSLPTKEEMKTLSALTKDYVTIRAKCLTQNQFIKDLLAKNVFTTRQDAAFMAIRTQESRLLCKNEKIYPEYISNRDVGMITMDNINSGRYMGELQIILKEQKQYKAVNIIGKILDSDMILLKYLKPGSKFKIELM; encoded by the coding sequence ATGGAAAACGGCATTTCTATTTATTTAGGGTTAGATAATACAATTGAAGAAAATCTACAGTTGATAAAAACAGCACATAAATACGGCATTAAGCGTATTTTTACTTCATTGCACATTCCTGAAACGAATGTAAATTTATTGCAAGCACAATTACAGATTGTATTAAAAACGGCTGTTCAATACGGCATGGAAGTTATATCTGATGTTTCACCGAATACTTTATCTTTATTGAATTTGGATAAATTGGATATAGATAAATTGCAAGAAATGGGAATAAGTACCATTCGTTTAGACTTTGGTTATAGTGAAAAAGATATTGCCGCATTGAGTAAGTTGATAAAAATACAGTTTAATGCTTCTACATTGACAAAAGAGTTTTTAGATGAATTGAAGTTTTACCATACAGATTTTAATTGTATTGATGCACTGCACAATTTTTACCCGCGCGAAGGAACTGGGCTTGATGAAACCTTTTTATTGAAGAAAAATGAATTACTGCATATGTATGGCGTACAAACAGCAGCATTTGTACCTAGTTATAATAAAGCGCGCTCACCACTGAAAAAAGGTTTGCCAACATTAGAAGTACATCGCTATAAACCTTTAAGCATGGCAATAAATCATTTATCATTGTTAAAAGTAGACTCTGTATTTATCGGCGATAGTTTACCGACAAAAGAAGAGATGAAAACTTTATCAGCGTTAACAAAAGATTATGTGACGATAAGGGCAAAATGTTTGACGCAAAATCAATTTATAAAAGATTTATTGGCGAAAAATGTATTTACAACACGTCAAGATGCTGCTTTTATGGCTATTAGAACACAGGAAAGTCGCTTACTTTGCAAAAATGAGAAGATTTATCCTGAGTATATATCAAATCGTGATGTGGGCATGATTACTATGGATAATATAAATAGTGGTCGCTATATGGGAGAATTGCAGATAATATTAAAAGAGCAAAAGCAATATAAAGCTGTTAACATTATCGGTAAAATATTGGATAGTGATATGATTTTGCTTAAATATTTAAAACCAGGCAGTAAATTTAAAATAGAATTAATGTAA
- a CDS encoding PTS transporter subunit EIIC — translation MDLKQTAKEIYILLKPYDIVEVHNCMTRLRLHLGDLENAPLDKLKKVDNVLGVNLNGTELQIILGPGKVNEVAEEFKNLLENKEEIPEEPKTKTKMEIGQAEKIHQQIRQKNATPFKLLLKKISNIFMPLIPAFIACGLITGLLNIAFKIDPSIIDYPAVQILQIAGNAVFWGLNIFVGVNTAKECGASPMLGGTMAVIITHPMLNNISLFDIDLLAGRGGIIAVLLVVAFSSWLEIKLHKIVPKILDLFLTPLLVILIATFPALFILQPLGGIIAENIGFAVTQAIGTGGAAAGFIIGGIFLPLVMTGLHQGLTPIHAELLNQYGVTILLPILAMAGAGQVGASIAVYVKTKNKKLKQTIASALPVGFMGIGEPLIYGVTLPLGKPFIAACIGGAFGGAVQAFFVVGATSIGLSGLPLAASTDKILYYLLGLVTAYVAGFIAAMIIGFTDPVEE, via the coding sequence ATGGATTTAAAACAGACAGCTAAAGAAATTTATATATTATTGAAGCCGTATGATATAGTTGAAGTGCATAACTGTATGACGCGCTTGAGATTGCATTTAGGTGATTTAGAAAATGCACCGCTAGATAAATTAAAGAAAGTTGATAATGTGTTAGGTGTCAATTTAAATGGCACAGAATTGCAGATTATTTTAGGCCCTGGTAAAGTAAATGAAGTTGCAGAAGAATTTAAAAATCTGCTCGAAAATAAAGAAGAAATACCAGAAGAGCCAAAAACGAAAACAAAGATGGAAATAGGTCAAGCTGAAAAAATTCATCAGCAAATACGACAAAAAAATGCTACGCCATTTAAATTATTGCTAAAAAAGATTTCTAATATATTCATGCCACTAATTCCAGCGTTTATCGCTTGTGGTTTGATTACAGGTCTGCTCAATATCGCTTTTAAAATTGACCCGAGTATTATTGATTATCCAGCAGTGCAGATTTTGCAGATTGCAGGTAACGCTGTTTTTTGGGGATTAAATATTTTTGTAGGTGTGAATACTGCAAAAGAATGTGGGGCATCTCCAATGCTAGGCGGTACGATGGCCGTAATTATAACGCATCCAATGCTCAACAATATCAGTTTATTTGATATCGATTTATTGGCTGGTCGTGGCGGTATTATTGCTGTATTGTTAGTAGTGGCATTTTCCTCTTGGCTGGAAATAAAACTGCATAAGATTGTGCCTAAAATTTTAGATTTATTTTTAACTCCGCTGTTGGTTATCTTGATAGCTACGTTTCCAGCTTTGTTCATATTGCAACCATTAGGCGGGATTATAGCAGAAAACATAGGCTTTGCCGTTACGCAGGCAATAGGAACAGGCGGGGCAGCAGCAGGCTTTATAATTGGCGGTATTTTCTTGCCATTGGTAATGACAGGACTTCATCAAGGCTTGACGCCAATTCATGCTGAATTATTAAATCAATACGGTGTGACTATTTTATTGCCGATATTGGCTATGGCTGGTGCTGGACAAGTAGGTGCATCCATTGCTGTTTACGTTAAGACAAAAAATAAAAAATTAAAGCAGACAATAGCTTCAGCACTTCCTGTTGGTTTTATGGGAATAGGTGAACCGCTTATTTATGGTGTTACGTTGCCACTCGGTAAGCCGTTTATCGCAGCTTGTATCGGAGGAGCTTTTGGCGGAGCTGTACAAGCCTTTTTCGTAGTAGGTGCAACATCTATTGGTCTTTCGGGATTGCCTCTTGCTGCTAGCACGGATAAAATTTTGTATTATTTATTAGGTTTAGTTACGGCATATGTAGCAGGATTTATTGCTGCAATGATTATTGGCTTTACTGACCCAGTGGAGGAATAG
- the murQ gene encoding N-acetylmuramic acid 6-phosphate etherase, with product MMNLGNLLTERRNPYTLDIDKVSSLEMCLLINEEDKRAAVAVRNVLPQIASAIDEIANRLANGGRLFYIGAGTSGRLGILDAVECPPTYSSDPEMVQGIIAGGYPAIFKAQEGAEDSLTLAQEDLKAKNLTEKDCVVGIAASGRTPYVIGGLEYANKVRALTVAISCSSNTLISAKAKIAIEALTGPEAITGSTRMKAGTAQKMILNMISTCVMIKLGKVYSNLMVDVKASNEKLKERACRIVMEAADCTKEQAQEALQKTGGKAKPAILMILLDCDYEKAQSLLAESKGFIAKALVKATR from the coding sequence ATGATGAATTTAGGTAATTTATTAACGGAAAGACGCAATCCGTATACATTAGATATAGATAAAGTATCTTCTTTAGAAATGTGTTTACTGATAAATGAAGAAGATAAAAGAGCTGCTGTAGCAGTGCGCAATGTTTTACCGCAGATTGCCAGTGCTATTGATGAAATTGCGAATAGATTGGCAAATGGAGGTCGCCTTTTTTATATTGGAGCTGGAACATCAGGTAGACTTGGCATATTAGATGCTGTTGAATGTCCACCGACATATAGCAGTGACCCTGAAATGGTACAAGGCATTATTGCTGGTGGTTATCCAGCTATTTTTAAAGCGCAAGAAGGTGCAGAAGATTCGTTGACTTTAGCACAGGAAGATTTAAAAGCTAAAAATTTGACTGAAAAAGACTGTGTAGTGGGCATTGCGGCTAGTGGTAGAACACCGTATGTAATCGGTGGTTTAGAATACGCTAATAAAGTTAGAGCTTTAACAGTAGCTATAAGTTGTTCTTCAAATACGTTAATCAGTGCTAAAGCTAAAATTGCAATAGAAGCGTTGACTGGCCCAGAAGCGATAACGGGTAGTACGCGTATGAAGGCTGGTACAGCACAAAAAATGATTTTAAATATGATTTCTACTTGTGTGATGATAAAACTTGGCAAAGTTTATAGCAACTTAATGGTAGATGTAAAAGCTTCAAATGAAAAATTGAAGGAAAGAGCTTGTCGCATTGTCATGGAAGCTGCTGATTGCACAAAAGAACAAGCGCAAGAAGCACTGCAAAAGACAGGTGGAAAAGCAAAACCAGCCATTTTGATGATTTTATTGGATTGTGATTATGAAAAAGCTCAAAGTTTATTGGCAGAAAGTAAAGGATTTATTGCTAAAGCTTTAGTAAAAGCTACTAGATGA
- a CDS encoding TonB-dependent receptor plug domain-containing protein has protein sequence MNKRDLILTACLMGMVIPTVVNAQTSIENNENDNEKINAHSVVQNTNLIPTPAYTTIITSEEIHDNHYKNIAEALSYANGVFVNPGSLNTSHLVVRIDGDDRVAIMVDGRRVNMDKGIMSGRASYDLDLLPPIMSVERIEIVHGAAGSYAINYDTPGGIINIITKKGDKRETTVDMAAGDHGAWKVKVATGGHIDDWSWMATGGFDNVDYHKYKDSDGKTHELPNSDNNRREMNYRIDKKLTDNSSLTFDYGHLSNDTGTWFSRYNPQDYNYEKLINHFALTYNYKEDTVAPGYITYYHNYTQGDTYIPGWFNDHEDEQSYSRWENTVDGIDWRDGWRISKDHTVTAGLMYRKNSVDNISTNINNPFNLSGNYDEDMTNTSIYLQSIRRFDKLTLTGTSLYNDNSKFGGKYVTNGAFDYTADDKTTFYGSLQQIYSLPSLDELYYDNRYVQGNHNLRPETGRKGSLGVRYKLSNDTNLNFNAFIADIDDPIGWYREDNVYHATNFENQKKRGFQLAVDHKFSDKYKASLSYAYTDTHTDKGDGLGNQVDVNAVAPNSYKAIVTYHDDRWTNNIMFTAGTGRDSNYYTGSYYVWDANLNYKISDDWSTYLKLYNITNESYEKLGSLFVGDVPAYGRTVIMGMEYNF, from the coding sequence TTGAATAAACGAGATTTAATTTTAACTGCTTGTTTAATGGGTATGGTGATACCTACAGTAGTTAATGCACAAACTTCTATTGAAAATAATGAAAATGATAACGAAAAAATCAATGCACATAGCGTAGTGCAAAATACAAATTTAATTCCGACTCCAGCATATACTACAATTATAACAAGTGAAGAGATACATGATAATCATTATAAGAATATAGCTGAAGCGTTGTCGTATGCAAATGGCGTATTTGTAAATCCTGGTTCACTTAATACTTCGCATCTTGTTGTGCGTATTGATGGTGATGACCGCGTGGCAATTATGGTTGATGGTCGCCGTGTTAATATGGATAAAGGTATTATGAGCGGGCGCGCTTCATATGATTTAGATTTGTTGCCACCTATAATGAGCGTAGAACGAATTGAAATCGTTCATGGTGCAGCTGGTTCATATGCTATTAATTATGATACGCCAGGTGGTATTATCAATATTATCACGAAAAAAGGTGATAAACGTGAAACGACTGTTGATATGGCGGCAGGTGACCATGGGGCATGGAAAGTTAAGGTTGCTACGGGTGGTCATATAGATGATTGGAGCTGGATGGCTACTGGCGGTTTTGATAATGTTGATTACCATAAATATAAAGATAGTGATGGTAAGACGCACGAATTGCCTAATTCTGATAATAATCGCCGAGAAATGAATTATCGCATAGATAAAAAGCTTACGGATAATAGTTCACTGACTTTTGATTATGGCCATTTGAGCAATGATACAGGTACATGGTTTTCAAGATATAATCCACAAGATTATAATTATGAGAAATTAATCAATCATTTTGCATTGACATATAATTATAAAGAGGACACTGTAGCACCTGGATATATCACGTATTATCACAATTATACACAGGGCGATACTTATATTCCTGGTTGGTTTAATGACCATGAAGATGAACAGTCTTATAGTCGTTGGGAAAATACGGTGGATGGCATTGATTGGCGTGATGGCTGGAGAATAAGTAAAGACCACACTGTTACTGCTGGTTTAATGTATCGCAAAAATTCAGTGGATAATATCAGTACTAATATAAATAATCCATTTAATTTAAGTGGCAATTATGATGAAGATATGACAAATACATCGATTTATCTGCAATCTATACGCCGTTTTGATAAACTCACTTTGACAGGTACTTCGCTTTATAATGATAATAGTAAATTTGGCGGAAAATACGTGACAAATGGTGCTTTTGATTATACGGCTGATGATAAGACGACTTTTTATGGTTCACTTCAGCAGATTTATTCACTGCCATCATTAGATGAACTTTATTATGATAATAGATATGTTCAAGGAAATCATAATTTAAGACCAGAAACGGGACGAAAAGGAAGTTTAGGCGTGCGCTATAAATTATCTAATGACACAAATTTAAATTTCAATGCGTTCATTGCTGATATTGATGACCCTATTGGTTGGTATAGAGAAGATAATGTATATCATGCAACTAATTTTGAAAATCAGAAGAAACGTGGATTTCAATTAGCCGTTGACCATAAATTCAGCGATAAATATAAAGCTTCATTATCTTATGCATACACAGATACTCATACAGATAAAGGTGATGGATTGGGCAACCAGGTTGATGTAAATGCCGTTGCACCAAACAGCTATAAAGCTATAGTGACATATCATGATGATAGATGGACGAATAATATAATGTTTACAGCTGGAACTGGCAGAGATAGTAATTATTATACTGGCAGTTATTATGTATGGGATGCTAATCTCAATTATAAAATCAGTGATGATTGGTCAACGTATTTAAAATTATATAATATTACAAATGAATCATATGAGAAACTTGGCTCATTATTCGTCGGTGATGTTCCAGCATATGGCAGAACTGTAATCATGGGCATGGAATACAATTTCTAA